Sequence from the Paenibacillus tundrae genome:
TAACGGTAAATCACGCTTCGCTGGCAAGGTCGCCATTATTACGGGAGCAGGTTCAGGGATTGGAAAAGCTACAGCGCTTAAGCTTGCTAGCGAAGGGGCTCACGTTGCCTTATTTGATCTGGTCAATGATCGCATTTCGAAGACAGAAGATGAGATTAATTCAGTCTACAAAGGTGCAGCGCGAGCATTCGATGTCGATATTTCTGACGCATCCCGTGTGGAAAAGGCTGTTCTGGAGACCGTTGAATTATTTGGAGGTCTGGATATCGTATTTGCCAACGCTGGCATTAACGGTGTATCTGCACCTATTGAAGAAATTCAGGTTGAGGATTGGCAACAGATCATTACAACGAATCTGGATGGCACGTTCTTCACCATTAAATATGCATTACCACATCTGAAGAAACGTAGCGGAGGCAGCATTATTATTACGAGTTCCATTAATGGAAATCAGCGTTTCTCAAGCTTTGGAATGTCGGCTTATAGTACGTCCAAAGCGGGACAAGTGGCTTTTGCCAAGATGGCTGCCTTGGAACTCGCTAAATTTAAGATTCGTGTAAATGTCATTTGCCCGGGTGCAATTGCAACCAATATTGATCAGAGTACGGTCAAAACCGATGATTTGCAGCAGATTGTCATTCCTATTGAGTTCCCAGAAGGGCAACAGCCACTTGCAGATGGACCGGGTCAGCCGGAACATGTTGCCGATCTGGTCGCTTTCTTAGCTTCAGCAGAATCAAAGCATATTACAGGTGCAGAGATTGTGATCGATGGTGCGGAATCACTGCTCAGCTAAAAAGAAACATTGTAGATGAGCTAAACATGTAATCAATCGTTAAAGTTAAATACGGTTTGTATTAGGGTCGTTCCTTGGGAACGGCTTTTTTTGTTATAATGCGACTATGTATGTTTAGGTGAGACCATATTTACAAGGATATTTATGAGGGACAACTCTAAAGAATATTTTAAGGTTAGAAATTTAAAGCGAACTTACTAAAATGATATGAGACAGATTGATAGGAGCAAAAGAGCGAGATTGCTTTGTTATGAGAGTGTTCTGCGTAATGTGATGCTCATGGTCTGTTGTTCGTTCAATATGTGTGCAAAGTTAGTGTGACATCAAGTGGGAGCGATGATATGAAGATAGAATTACCGATACAACAGATTATTCCTGAACTGAAGCAGCAATTGCGGGAACAGGATACGGCTGTTCTGATCGCAGAGCCGGGAGCGGGTAAAACAACAGTTGTTCCGCTCGAACTTTTGGGTGAGCCATGGGTTAATGATCGGAAAATATTGATGCTGGAGCCTCGCCGTCTGGCAGCTCGATCTGCGGCAGCTCGGATGGCGGCTTCTCTCGGGGAAAACGTGGGGGAGACCGTTGGATATCGGGTGCGCATGGATACACGAGTAAGTCAGAATACTCGGATTGAGGTTGTAACAGAGGGTGTATTAACGCGTATGTTACAGCAGGATCAGGGGCTAGAGGATACAGCGATGATTATTTTCGATGAGTTCCATGAGCGGCATTTACATGGGGATCTGGGTCTTGCACTGGCGTTGGAATCCAGAGCGATGTTGCGTCCTGATCTGAAGTTACTTGTGATGTCGGCTACACTTGACCCGGGTCCTGTCTGTGCATTGCTTGGTGAAGGGACGAGCTGGTTAGATTGTTCTGGCCGTACCTTTCCAGTGGAAACACGATACGTCCATAGACCAGCTTCTGCGCAGCTTGAGGAATTCGTTGCACGTGAGATAGCTAATGCTATTGCTGACCAAGAAGGTGACATGCTGGTATTTCTCCCAGGTGTGAGAGAAATTCATCGAACTGCGCGAGCACTCGAAAGTATGATGCTTCCTGCTAATGTCTTAGTTCAATCGTTATATGGCAGCATGTCATTAGAACGACAGGATGAAGCGATACGACCAGCGCCGCAGGGCATGCGCAAGGTTGTGTTGTCCACTTCCATAGCCGAATCAAGTCTTACGATTGCACGCATTAAAGTGGTTGTGGATGCCGGGCTTAGCCGGGCATCCGTATTCTCGGCACGCACAGGAATGAGCCGCCTTATGACGATGCCGGTATCTAAGGCATCGGCAGATCAACGGCGGGGGCGTGCAGGGCGAACTGCCCCAGGGGTGTGTTACCGGCTATGGAGCGAGGAGGCTCATGGTGCGTTGCCTGAGGCAGCGCGCCCAGAGATTACCTCTGCGGATCTTGCGCCGCTGGCGCTGGAGCTTGCCGCCTGGGGAGTCCAGTCCCCTGCAGAACTGCAGTGGCTGGACATCCCGCCTGCTGCGGCCTTCGGCCAGGCACAGGTGCTGCTGCGCCGGCTGGGCGGCCTGGATGACGCAGGCCGCATCACGCCCTTTGGGCGGCGGATGAACACGCTGGGTGTTCATCCACGACTGGCCAGCATGCTGCTCCGCGCGGCGGAGCTTGGGCTGGCCAGCTACGCCAGCATGCTGGCGGCGCTGCTGCAGGAGCCCGCGGGCCTGCGCAGCAGCGGTAGTGCAAGCGCGGGCACGGATCTGCGCCCGCGCGTAGAAGCGCTGCTGACGGCTGACAGCAGCGGCATGCCGCAGGCGGCAGCGGCTGTCGCAGACGCGGCTGCCGTGCGGCGCATGCTCCAAGAGAGCCGCCAGCTTCGCTCGGCGCTCGGCCCGGCGCAGCATTCGCTCCGGCCGGATGAGGACAGTTGCGGATTGCTACTGTCCTTTGCCTACCCGGACCGGATAGGGCAGCGCCGGGAGGATGGCCGCTATCTGCTGAGCAGCGGTCGGGGTGTACGGCTGGCAGCGACAGAATCGCTGAGCCGTTCAGCTTGGCTGGTCGCGGCGGAGGCAGACGACCAGGGTGCGGATGCACGCATCCTGTTAGCTGCGCCAGTGCCGGAGCAGCTCTTGCTGGATCATGCTGCACATTTGTTGCATGAGGAAGATCGCATCGTGTGGGATCGCAGCACACGAAGTGTAAGAGCACGCCGATTACTCCGTATTGGCGCAATTGTTGTGAAGGAGAGTGGCATTGCTCACCCTGCGGAAGACCAGATCACGGAGGCAATGATCAGTGGCATTCGTCTGGAAGGTTTGTCTTGCCTCCCTTGGAATAAATCGTCTCGGCAGCTTGCAGATCGATTACGCTTTTTGCATACCCACTTACCAGGTTGGCCTAATCTGTCTACTGACGAACTAACGACTGATTTTGAAGCAAGGCTACGACCCTTTCTGAGTGGAATGCGATCTGTCACAGATCTCAAAAAATTGTCTCTCCAAGATATTTTGTTAAGTGAACTGAGCTGGGAGCAGCGTCAGCAATTGGATCAAGAGGCTCCTACACATATTCAGGTTCCGAGTGGATCTCGGATTCCGATAGATTATAGTCGTCCTGAAGACCCTACGTTGGCAGTTAGACTCCAAGAGATGTTTGGGCAACAGGAGACACCTCGTATCGGTGGTGGACGTGTACCTCTGACTGTGCATTTGCTATCACCAGCGCAGCGTCCTGTACAAGTGACGCGGGATCTAGCGAATTTCTGGCGTGAGACCTATTTCGAAGTGAAAAAGGATCTCAAAGGTCGTTACCCCAAACATTATTGGCCAGATAACCCACTAGAAGCGATGGCAACCAATCGAGCTAAACCTCGCGGCAGTTAAACGTTTAGTGTCTCATCAATAGGTAGCGGTTGATTGTATTTTTATCATACGAACACATATTATTTCGGACAGAAACGTTTGAAAGAAATGAAGACGGGTAATAACATAGCGAACCACTCAAACCAATGAGGAGGGATTCACTATGCAGAAAAAAATCGTAGGTGTTTTTGATACAGAACGTGAGGCATCGCAGGCTATTGAGAGTCTGAAAGCTCAAGGATTCAGTTCAGATGAGATCTCAGTTGTTACACAGGATCGAGATGACCTGAAAGCTATTCGTGAAGAGACGGGCACTAAAGCGCCAGAAGGTGTAGCTGCAGGGGCTGCAACAGGTGGCGTACTCGGTGGTGTTGCTGGATTACTCGCAGGTATTGGAGCGCTCGCCATACCAGGGATTGGACCAATACTGGCAGCGGGACCAATTGCGGCGGCATTTACGGGTGCGGCTGTTGGTGCAGGAGCCGGCGGGCTTGTAGGTGGACTTGTCGGACTGGGTATTCCAGAAGAAGACGCCAAGCAATACGAGGAATATGTGCAAGGTGGTAAAATCCTGCTTCTCGTTG
This genomic interval carries:
- a CDS encoding general stress protein, which produces MQKKIVGVFDTEREASQAIESLKAQGFSSDEISVVTQDRDDLKAIREETGTKAPEGVAAGAATGGVLGGVAGLLAGIGALAIPGIGPILAAGPIAAAFTGAAVGAGAGGLVGGLVGLGIPEEDAKQYEEYVQGGKILLLVDSSDRDEHVYDVFSNHSQLNRDRYSADRTDVPAERADLDMEERRLEAQTKAARFGNNTFL
- a CDS encoding SDR family oxidoreductase produces the protein MTQHNGKSRFAGKVAIITGAGSGIGKATALKLASEGAHVALFDLVNDRISKTEDEINSVYKGAARAFDVDISDASRVEKAVLETVELFGGLDIVFANAGINGVSAPIEEIQVEDWQQIITTNLDGTFFTIKYALPHLKKRSGGSIIITSSINGNQRFSSFGMSAYSTSKAGQVAFAKMAALELAKFKIRVNVICPGAIATNIDQSTVKTDDLQQIVIPIEFPEGQQPLADGPGQPEHVADLVAFLASAESKHITGAEIVIDGAESLLS
- the hrpB gene encoding ATP-dependent helicase HrpB; translated protein: MKIELPIQQIIPELKQQLREQDTAVLIAEPGAGKTTVVPLELLGEPWVNDRKILMLEPRRLAARSAAARMAASLGENVGETVGYRVRMDTRVSQNTRIEVVTEGVLTRMLQQDQGLEDTAMIIFDEFHERHLHGDLGLALALESRAMLRPDLKLLVMSATLDPGPVCALLGEGTSWLDCSGRTFPVETRYVHRPASAQLEEFVAREIANAIADQEGDMLVFLPGVREIHRTARALESMMLPANVLVQSLYGSMSLERQDEAIRPAPQGMRKVVLSTSIAESSLTIARIKVVVDAGLSRASVFSARTGMSRLMTMPVSKASADQRRGRAGRTAPGVCYRLWSEEAHGALPEAARPEITSADLAPLALELAAWGVQSPAELQWLDIPPAAAFGQAQVLLRRLGGLDDAGRITPFGRRMNTLGVHPRLASMLLRAAELGLASYASMLAALLQEPAGLRSSGSASAGTDLRPRVEALLTADSSGMPQAAAAVADAAAVRRMLQESRQLRSALGPAQHSLRPDEDSCGLLLSFAYPDRIGQRREDGRYLLSSGRGVRLAATESLSRSAWLVAAEADDQGADARILLAAPVPEQLLLDHAAHLLHEEDRIVWDRSTRSVRARRLLRIGAIVVKESGIAHPAEDQITEAMISGIRLEGLSCLPWNKSSRQLADRLRFLHTHLPGWPNLSTDELTTDFEARLRPFLSGMRSVTDLKKLSLQDILLSELSWEQRQQLDQEAPTHIQVPSGSRIPIDYSRPEDPTLAVRLQEMFGQQETPRIGGGRVPLTVHLLSPAQRPVQVTRDLANFWRETYFEVKKDLKGRYPKHYWPDNPLEAMATNRAKPRGS